TCCTGGATGGGGTAGCCCATGCCCATAGCAGGTTCGATGAACAGTCGGTTTAGGAGTGCGTCGAATCTTTGGGCTGCCTTGATGTCTTTGCTGTCTTCGGAGGCCGGATCGATATGGGAGCAGGAAAAGGTCGTGCCGATGGTGGCTTCAGGATCGAAATCCCGAATGATTCGCCCACCGAGGCTTTGGCACAGGGTAGCATGGTGCATGGCAGGCAGGAATTTGTTGATCCCTTTTTTGCCAGGAGCGTGATAGCCGAGGAAGTAACCCGCTCCGGTAAAAACCATCGGTTCGTTGAGCACCATCCAGTGTTTGACCCGATCCCCAAACAAACGCACACATGTACTGACGTAATGTTCGAACCAGTTGAGGATTTCGCGGTTGACCCAGCCGCCTTTTTTCTCCAGTGCCAGCGGCAGGTCCCAATGGTATAGCGTGATCCAGGGGGTAATACCCACAGCAAGGCAGGCATCAATGAGTCTGTTGTAGTAGTCTACTCCGTCAGGGTTGATGGGGCCGGTCCCTTCGGGGAAGATCCGGGACCAGGCGATAGAAAAGCGATAATTGGGGATATTGAGCGACCGGATCAGCTGCACATCTTCTTCGTACTGATGGTAGTGGTTGCAGGCATGATCACCTGTGCTACCATCCTGCACCTTGCCCTTTTTCTTTACGAATTGATCCCAGATCGAGGGGCCTTTGCCATCCTGGTTATGTGCACCTTCTATCTGATAGGCAGCCGTACTCACGCCCCAATGAAAATCAGGACCAAAATCATCTTTAGTAAATATCATTTAATGTTGAATCTTCAATTTCGGTAGAGAAAATAGGGGAGCTTTCTTGACCTCCTTTTCGGGTGCCGAGATGTACTCTTGCAGCACCTTGTCGATGATAAACTGGGTTTGCTCAGGAAAGTAAACAGGAACCACCCTGCCATCGTCTACCCATTTTTGTAAATCAGCTATTCGTTTTTTGCCCAACTTGGGCATGATGGGTACGCCTAGTTCTTTCAAACTTTCTGCATTGAAGTGCTGTTCGTATTGGCGCTTCATGGGTATTACCATCAGTTTTTTGCCGAGGTAAAGTGCTTCGGCGGGTGTCTCGAACCCCGCACCACAGAGCACTCCTGCACTACCAGCCATACTCTGAACAAAACTGACCCCATCGATGGGTTGGATATGCACATTGCCCTTGTGATAGCTTTTTAGGGTATGCTTGGAGAAGACCTCCCATTTCGCATTCTTGATCTTATTCAGGTGTTTGATCAGCTTTTTGTCACCATAGGCTGGAAGATAAACCGTGTAGTGTCCTTCGTCGCTGATTTCCTGATTTCGGATGTCATTGCGGATGATGGGAGTGAATATTTGATTGTCGTATTTGCGAAAATGAAAGCTGTAGTATTCGTGCGCGGGGGCATAGTTTTTCAAGATCCAGGAGCCAAACCAGTCTCGGTGTTTGGGTTTGGGAACGAGCTTCGATCTCAAGGCACTTTGGTGACTGAGCGCGATACATTTGATGCCTTTGATGCGGCAGGCCCAGGCGGATATGGGTTCAAAATCGTTGATCACGAGATCGTATTCTTCTACCGGGCAGGATTTGATCTCTGAAAGGAGTTTTCTTGTATGGGCTTTGCGGAAAGTCTCAATGATATCAACTCCACCGTTTTTGCCGAAGATAAAGCTGAGGCCTTCGTATCGGTATTTGACTGGAAAGGGAAGTTTGAGGTCGGCCTGTATGCCACTGATCAGGACATCCACAGTCACTCTTCGGGACAGGGCGGGGATCACATCCAGTGCTCGGCTCAGGTGGCCATTGCCAGTACCTTGTATCGCGTATAGTATTTTCATTCTTTAGTTTTTCAGCATTTCTTGCAGCATCTTTCCATAGAGTTCCTTTGGGGACTTTTGGGAGAGGTCTGCCAGCTCTTCGAGATCCATTTCTAGCTCGTCTTTTTTCTTATGGCCCAATTCTGGGAAGTCCTCGTCTCTGAACTGAAAGACGCTCCATTCTCCTTCGCTATATTCCAGGGCAGTTAGGTTTTCGATCCAGTCGCCAGAGTTGAGGTACATCACCGTACCTTTTTCGGTTACATATTCCCGCATTTCAGGGTGGTGGATATGACCGCAGATTACATATTTGAAATCATTGTCTGCCGCGATCTCCGTGGCAGTTTGTTCGAATTGATTGATGAATTTCACGGCGCTTTTCACGCTGTTCTTTACTTTTTTGGATAGCGAAATCCTACCCTGACCGATGAACTCCGAAACGAAGTTGACCACCTGGTTGATCCAGATCAGCGAATCGTACCCAATGGCGCCCAGTTTGGCCACCCAGCGCGAGTGCTGCATGGTCACATCAAATACGTCCCCATGAAATACCCAGGCTTTTTCGCCCTTCAGCTCCAATACCAGTTTGTTCTGTAGCTCGAAAGATCCCACCGAGAAGCCTTCAAACTTTCTGAGCATCTCGTCATGGTTACCCGTGATGTAGGTGACAGGGATGCCTTTTGAGATCCATTTGAATATCTGGCTCACCACTTTCATGTGGCTTTTGGGCCAGTAGCGCTTGCTAAATTGCCAGATGTCGATGATGTCTCCATTGAGGATCACCTTTTGAGGTGCGATGCTCTTGAGGTAGGCCAGGAGTTCTTTGGCTCGACACCCATAGGTGCCCAGATGGATATCGGAGAGCACCAGTATGTCTACGTTTCTTTTGTTTTTCATCTAGTTGGACTTTAGCGGTGACCGCAGTGGGTTGATGAACTGCGCTACCAGTGAAAAGAGGAATTCTTGCAGCCACCTGAATAGGTAGATGAGCTTGCTTCTTTTGGAAGGGTGGGATTTCACTTTGAATGCGGGGAAGGAAGGAGAGTAGTTCATGATCGTTTATTTACAAAAGTGGATTAGCTATGTTATTGGGTCGTTTTCTCACAATTATTTTTGTGTTAAAACCCTCTGCTTGAATGAGATAATCAGGAAGGAATACTTATCATTGAGATAATATAGCATGTAGTATTTCTTAAAATGAGCAAGCAAAAACAGTCTCTCACCGTCCCTGAGGTGATGAAGCTACTAGAAGCCCAATCCAACGCTGAAGTCAGGGAGCAGCGCGCCAGTAAGTTTGGCATCACAGCCAATGATTCACTGGGACTGACCATAAAGGAGTTGAAAGAGATAGCCCGAGGAATCGAAAAGGACAATGAACTGGCACTTGGGTTATTCGAGACGGGTGTCTACGAAGCTCGAATGCTGTTGCCCCTATTGTTTAGCCCTAAAATGGTGACGCCAGAATTGATGGACCAATGGGTGACGCAGTTTGAATCCTGGGAGATCTGTGATCACTTTTGCATGAGTTTTTTGGGACAGACGCCCTATGCCTATGCGAAGGTTTCCGAATGGATTGATCGTGAAAGTGAGTTCGAAAGACGTGCAGGTATAGCGCTGATGATAGGCTATCATTTCGGTCATAAGAAAGCGCCTAATTCGGATTTTGAAGCCTTCCTTCCTTTGATCGAAACGTATGCCTTTGATGGACGCAATTTCGTCAAGAAGGCCTTAAGTTGGGCGCTGAGAACCATAGGCAAGCGCAACGATGACTTAACCGAACGAGCCATTGCCTGTTGTGAATCTCTCCTCCAGCAGGACCACAAGTCTGCCCATTGGATCGCCAGGGATGCCCTCAGAGAGTTTAGCAAGCCAGGCTTCAAAACACAGCGCTATCCAAGGGAGGTGTATGGGTGAGAAGGAATTGTTTTTATCCTGAATGCAGGATTACATGAACACTTTGAATTTCTATAAGCTTGTTCTTTTATCCAAAAGCTTATATTCTTAAACTTATTTCGAAGAGATATTGTTTCCTCTTACTATCAAGCCAGAGGGGGATGGTCTTACTTTTCGTAATCACCTTGCCAATTTGAAAATACAGGCCCGTATCTATCTTTTGATTCCGGCTATTGAGGAAATATATCAACAGCCAATATTCAAATCTATTGGGGTAATTGAGAATCCATTACTTAAGTCGGCTACTGAAGCCACCAATCCAATAAGATGCCAATTGAAACTAGAGTAATTACAAAACTTACCATCCCAAGGAGATAGGCAAGAAAACTTTTAACATAAATGATTGCTTTGTGGGGTTGGAAAAACTGGCCGATGGCCCAGGAAACGTATATCAGCCCTAACATCCCACCGAGGTGAAGGATTTTAAGAGAAGTAATATTTTCTGCAATTCCGAAGACGGCATAGATAAGCATGCCGATGCCCATCACGAAAAACATGAGAACCAATATTTCGAAGAAATTGTAATTGTTTTTCCGAAAGAATAATTTGACCCACAGAGCAAAGAGGAAGGACATCATAATGTTGGCATAACCGTAATTTCCCTGCACCCAGTTAAATATCATCATCACACTAGATGTGCTTTCATCAGAATGCACATTGATATAGCCATCTTCAAACTTGAGGATTCCTTGAGCTATTGAGTAGACCAATGAGCATAGAATCAAGAAAATAACAGGTTTGACCAGTCTGTTTCGATCCTCTTGCAAGAATGATCGGATGTTTTCACCAGGACGGAGTATAAGTTCTCGGATAGTTAACAATATCCCTTTGTCCAGACTCAAGACACTTGCTATTTCTCTTTTGATGTATTGAAAATCTATTCTGGGAAGTTGTGCAGGTTGACCACAGTTAGAGCAATATTTTTGCTCAATGACTTGATTACAGTTTGGGCAGTTCATTGGAGTTAATTTGTTGGTGTTTTGTAGGACTCAACTTCAGTCTCTTTTTCCAGTAAGCTTATATCCTGAATTTTAAAAATAGGAAAAATCTAGATAACTGTCATCAGACTGGCAGCTGTGCTTAGACTACTTCTTTGTCCCAGGCAATCACTTGAATTCCGTCAGACCAATGGGTTAGATTCGGTGAGCCGTGAAATAGCGCTGAGAATCTAATGTATTCCAAACTTAATTTTTCGATTTCAACTCCATGTGGAGGATGGGGTAGGGCTTGCCCGTAGCGTCCAGTTCGGAGCGATCGACAGATTCGAAACCCGAATGAAGGTAGAAACCGATTGCCTGTTGGTTTTGCTCATTGACATCCACTTTGCTTACATTCAGATGATCGACACTGTAGTTCAATAGCCCTTTGCCGATGGCTTTTCCTCTGAAGTCGGGGTGAATGAAGAGCATCTCCAAATTGCCATCCGCTACACCCAAAAAGCCGATGATGTTGCCATATTCATTTTTTACACAGCGCAGTTCAACGGCATCCAGGTAGGTGTTCAGGATCAATGGCTTGAAATATTGGATGTCTTCTTCCTTCAGGAAGTCATGTGTGGCTCGGACAGAAGCTTCCCAAACCTCGACTATTTCGGGATAGTCGGTCTTTGCCACTTTTTGGATATTGGGGATCATTTCAGTCGGGTTCTCAAGAAACTCTGGATCACGTTTTTGGCCGTATCAAAGTTGCTGCCATTGTTGGGCACGATCAGGTCGACCATGGTTTTGTAAGGCTCGATGTACTGCTGATAGGCAGGCATGACATGATGCTCAAAGCGGTATAAGACATCATCCAGGTCATAATTGCGTTCGATGGCATCTCGCTTGATGCGACGTTTCATGGCCAGATGTATTTGGGTCTCTACAAATACCTTCAGATCGATTTGGTTTCTGATTTCCGCCTCATGAAAGATGAAAATCCCCTCTACAATGATAATGGGGGCTGCTTTCGTTTCGACGTATTTGATCTCCGCATCAGGATTGTTGAATGTGTATTCTTTGCGACGGACGCTCTCTCCATTTTTCAGCTTTTTCAGATCCTCTGCAAAGGCCAGAAGGTCGATCGAGCTGGGACGATCAAAATCTTCCACTCCTCCTTCGTCCACGTATTGTTCCTCGATATCCCGGTAGTAATTGTCCAGCGACAGCACGCTGATCTGGTCTGGCTCGAAAGAGTTTTGCAGGTCTGAGAGTAATTTGGTTTTGCCTGAGGCTGTTCCGCCACAGATACCTACCACGTATGGAGAGTTAGAATCGCTCAATGTTGTTTGTTTTCGGTACTAAAGCTGCAAAATTAATCGCCTCTGTGGATAAAACCAGACTAGGACGCATTAACTCCCTGTAAGTTTCTATCTTTAGTCCAACAATCTAAATCATAATTGTAATGAGTGAAAAACACAAAGGACAAGTAGAGCAAATCCTAAACGAACTGGGTCGTAGAATCGACGACTTGATAGAAGAAGCCAAAGGAGCCAAAGATGAAATCCGTGATGAAGTAGAAGAGAAAATCCAGGAGCTGAAAAAGAAGAAAGAAGACCTGGAGGATGACTATACTGAGTTCAAAAACAAGAACGAAGGCAAGTGGGAGGAAATCAAAAATCACCTGGCCTCAGCAGCAGAAGAAATCAAGCTGGCAGCCGAAGCGGCATTCAAGAAAAAATCTTAATAGAATTAATCCTCCCAGAGACATGGGGCAGACGCGAAGTTCGGCTAGTTTTGCGACACAAATCAAAAGAAGAAGTGTATGCCTCCAATTGCCGTCTCTGTAGAAAAATTAAGCAAGAGTTATAACGAAAAGCAGCTTTTCGAAGGCATCACTTTCGGAATCGATCAGGGACAGAAGGTGGCCCTGGTCGGAGTAAATGGTTGTGGTAAAACGACTTTGCTCAATATCATTTCTGGCAAGGATACGCAAGACGAAGGGGAGGTTTCCTTTCAGCGGGACTTGAAAGTTTCCTATTTGGCTCAGTCTCCTGATTTGTCGGGTTTCGAAACCGTATTGGATTCGATTTTTGATCCTACACATCCTGAATCCCGACTGCTGGGAGAATACTGGCAATTGGTAGAGAAGGATGCGCCGACGGATGCCGATCAGGCGCGTATCGAGGTGCTGGTGTCTGAAATAGATGCGATCAATGCCTGGGATTACGAATTTCGCCTGAAAGAAATCCTGGGCAAGCTGGGCATCAACGATCTAAGGCAAAAAATCAGCAGCATGTCCGGGGGCCAGCAAAAGCGAATTGCGCTTGCCAAAGCCCTACTTGACCAGCCGGATTTTCTGCTTCTAGATGAGCCGACTAACCATTTGGATCTCGATATCATCGAATGGCTCGAAGATTATCTGGATACCGCCAATCTGTCCTTGCTGATGGTGACGCACGACCGCTATTTTCTGGATCGGGTGTGCAACGAGATCGTAGAGATCGACCGAGGGCAGATTCACAAATACAACGGCAACTATGCCTACTACCTGGAGAAAAAAGCCGAACAGGAAGAAATCCAACAGGTCGAAAAAGACAAAGCCAAAAACTTACTTAGCAAGGAGCTGGAATGGATGCGCCGACAACCAAAGGCGCGTGGTACCAAAGCAAAATATCGTGTAGACGCTTTTCACGAAACGAAAAAGAAGGCGAAGGTAGATCTGAGCAAGCAGCAGATGGAAATCAAGCTGTCGGGCCGTAGACAGGGTAAGAAAATCCTTGAACTCAAGGATGTGGCCAAATCCTGGGCGGATCAACCCATCTTTTCTAATTTCTCCCATGTTTTTACCCGAGGAGAAAAAGTCGGTATCGTCGGACAGAACGGAACGGGAAAGTCTACTTTTTTGAATGTGCTCACCGGTAGTGTAGCCTCAGATGCAGGAGAGATCGATCAGGGACTGAATACGGTCTTTGGCTATTACCATCAGCAGACCATAGAGGAGGATCCGGGCAAAAAGGTGATCGATGTAATATCGGAGATCGCCGATGCGATTCAGCTGGAGGATGGCAGCACGATTTCAGCCTCTCAATTGCTCAACCAATTCCTTTTTCCTCCCAAGGCGCAACATGACTTTGTGGCCAAATTGAGTGGGGGAGAGAAGCGTCGATTGCAGTTGCTCAAGGTCCTTATTTCCAATCCTAATTTCCTGATCCTCGATGAGCCTACCAACGACCTGGACATCGTTACGCTCAATGTGCTGGAGGACTATCTCGACAATTTCCAGGGCTGCCTGATGATTGTGTCTCACGATAGGTGTTTTATGGACAGGCTGGTGGATCATTTGTTCGTGTTTGACGAAAGCGCGACCATTAAGGACTTTCCGGGCAACTATACCGATTACAGAACCCAACTGGAAGAGGAGAAGAAGGCCCAACATGCTCAGAGTAGTGCGCCAAAAACAGACAACACCACCAAGGTGCGAACTGAGGAGAAGCGCAAGTTGAGCTACAACGAAAAAAGAGAGTTTGAATCCCTGGAGTCTGAGATAGAAAAGCTCAACGAGCGAAAGGCTGAACTGGAGGAGTGGATGAACTCGGGCGAAATGGATCATGAAAAGCTATCTACCTGGTCTCAGGAACTGCAGGAAGTCAACGATTCGCTGGACGAAAAAGAGATGCGCTGGCTCGAGCTCTCAGAGTTGGCCTGATCAAAGCGGACAATTCCTGTTGTCCGAGTGTCCGATATCGTTACATGTATTTTATGGTGATATTCTGAAATGTTTGTTTTCTAGCTGTTTAGGCGGTTTTAGTTTTTTGGCACAAGCTTTGGCATAATAGAGTCAAAGGTCAAAACTCAAAATAAATAAAACCAAAAGAGCCATGTCAAGCGGATGGAAATGGAACGATAAAAGAGTCTTAATAATTTTGCTGGGTGTAATAGCCGCAGTGATCATTGGGTATTCTTCTAATGCTTCGGATCTGTCTGTGGAACGCGGCTGGGTGAAAGCCAACCATGCCTCAATCGGACAGGTTGAGTTACCAAGGCTGATCTCGCTTACGGACATCAGCCGAGGCGTTCAAACATATTTCAAACTAAACCAATAAGAAGATGACACGAATATTGAAAAAATCACAGGACAAAGTTTTTGGAGGGGTATTGGGCGGTATTGCTGATTACCTGGGATGGGACTATACATTGGTACGTTTGGCATATGTGCTAATGACCATCATGTCGATTGGTTTCCCAGGGGTGATTATCTATCTCGTGCTTTGGTTTATCATGCCGGAGTAAAACATAGGAAATAATCAAATCATCGTGACGATGATAGTGAATGTCATAGAAGCTTGGTTGATAGAGTGCATCGGTACTCTTGACCAAAGGGCTTAGATGACATTTTTCTTTTGTATAAACGATCTCACAGTCATGGAAACCCATGAATTGCCTGCTGATGGCAAATTGCATTTTGTAAAAAGCTTCCTTTATAGAAAAGAACAAAGTACTTAGGAAGTCGGCTTTCTCTGGATAGCATTGATTCAGTTGATTGATTTCCCTGGGAGTAAAAAGCAGTTGCCATAGCTCTCGGGTGATTCTACCTATTCTTTCCAGGTCTAGACCTACAGAGCGAATCCAAACATTTTTGGTGACCATAGCACCTGCCATTCCATTCGTATGGCTGATTGATCCTGAATATCCTTCAGGCCAGATGGGTGCACCTTCCTGGTCTTTAAGTATCGGGGCATCTGCTCCGAAATGCTCCAGGC
This is a stretch of genomic DNA from Reichenbachiella ulvae. It encodes these proteins:
- a CDS encoding GH1 family beta-glucosidase: MIFTKDDFGPDFHWGVSTAAYQIEGAHNQDGKGPSIWDQFVKKKGKVQDGSTGDHACNHYHQYEEDVQLIRSLNIPNYRFSIAWSRIFPEGTGPINPDGVDYYNRLIDACLAVGITPWITLYHWDLPLALEKKGGWVNREILNWFEHYVSTCVRLFGDRVKHWMVLNEPMVFTGAGYFLGYHAPGKKGINKFLPAMHHATLCQSLGGRIIRDFDPEATIGTTFSCSHIDPASEDSKDIKAAQRFDALLNRLFIEPAMGMGYPIQELPIAKRVEDYLKADDEKNMAFDFDFVGLQNYTREVVKYNWYMPYLQGQIVKAEERNVDLTTMGWEVYPQGIYKMLKRFQAYENVRSIIVTENGVAFEDQCEDGQVKDIKRVRFLQSYIREVLRAKKNGVKVDGYFVWSLMDNFEWAEGYEPRFGLIYNDFQLQKRIVKESGYWYSRFLKSSKVMLTDEPQKSEF
- a CDS encoding glycosyltransferase family protein: MKILYAIQGTGNGHLSRALDVIPALSRRVTVDVLISGIQADLKLPFPVKYRYEGLSFIFGKNGGVDIIETFRKAHTRKLLSEIKSCPVEEYDLVINDFEPISAWACRIKGIKCIALSHQSALRSKLVPKPKHRDWFGSWILKNYAPAHEYYSFHFRKYDNQIFTPIIRNDIRNQEISDEGHYTVYLPAYGDKKLIKHLNKIKNAKWEVFSKHTLKSYHKGNVHIQPIDGVSFVQSMAGSAGVLCGAGFETPAEALYLGKKLMVIPMKRQYEQHFNAESLKELGVPIMPKLGKKRIADLQKWVDDGRVVPVYFPEQTQFIIDKVLQEYISAPEKEVKKAPLFSLPKLKIQH
- a CDS encoding UDP-2,3-diacylglucosamine diphosphatase, with translation MKNKRNVDILVLSDIHLGTYGCRAKELLAYLKSIAPQKVILNGDIIDIWQFSKRYWPKSHMKVVSQIFKWISKGIPVTYITGNHDEMLRKFEGFSVGSFELQNKLVLELKGEKAWVFHGDVFDVTMQHSRWVAKLGAIGYDSLIWINQVVNFVSEFIGQGRISLSKKVKNSVKSAVKFINQFEQTATEIAADNDFKYVICGHIHHPEMREYVTEKGTVMYLNSGDWIENLTALEYSEGEWSVFQFRDEDFPELGHKKKDELEMDLEELADLSQKSPKELYGKMLQEMLKN
- a CDS encoding DNA alkylation repair protein, with the translated sequence MSKQKQSLTVPEVMKLLEAQSNAEVREQRASKFGITANDSLGLTIKELKEIARGIEKDNELALGLFETGVYEARMLLPLLFSPKMVTPELMDQWVTQFESWEICDHFCMSFLGQTPYAYAKVSEWIDRESEFERRAGIALMIGYHFGHKKAPNSDFEAFLPLIETYAFDGRNFVKKALSWALRTIGKRNDDLTERAIACCESLLQQDHKSAHWIARDALREFSKPGFKTQRYPREVYG
- a CDS encoding DUF3667 domain-containing protein — its product is MNCPNCNQVIEQKYCSNCGQPAQLPRIDFQYIKREIASVLSLDKGILLTIRELILRPGENIRSFLQEDRNRLVKPVIFLILCSLVYSIAQGILKFEDGYINVHSDESTSSVMMIFNWVQGNYGYANIMMSFLFALWVKLFFRKNNYNFFEILVLMFFVMGIGMLIYAVFGIAENITSLKILHLGGMLGLIYVSWAIGQFFQPHKAIIYVKSFLAYLLGMVSFVITLVSIGILLDWWLQ
- a CDS encoding GNAT family N-acetyltransferase gives rise to the protein MIPNIQKVAKTDYPEIVEVWEASVRATHDFLKEEDIQYFKPLILNTYLDAVELRCVKNEYGNIIGFLGVADGNLEMLFIHPDFRGKAIGKGLLNYSVDHLNVSKVDVNEQNQQAIGFYLHSGFESVDRSELDATGKPYPILHMELKSKN
- a CDS encoding uridine kinase family protein; this translates as MSDSNSPYVVGICGGTASGKTKLLSDLQNSFEPDQISVLSLDNYYRDIEEQYVDEGGVEDFDRPSSIDLLAFAEDLKKLKNGESVRRKEYTFNNPDAEIKYVETKAAPIIIVEGIFIFHEAEIRNQIDLKVFVETQIHLAMKRRIKRDAIERNYDLDDVLYRFEHHVMPAYQQYIEPYKTMVDLIVPNNGSNFDTAKNVIQSFLRTRLK
- a CDS encoding ABC-F family ATP-binding cassette domain-containing protein, which codes for MPPIAVSVEKLSKSYNEKQLFEGITFGIDQGQKVALVGVNGCGKTTLLNIISGKDTQDEGEVSFQRDLKVSYLAQSPDLSGFETVLDSIFDPTHPESRLLGEYWQLVEKDAPTDADQARIEVLVSEIDAINAWDYEFRLKEILGKLGINDLRQKISSMSGGQQKRIALAKALLDQPDFLLLDEPTNHLDLDIIEWLEDYLDTANLSLLMVTHDRYFLDRVCNEIVEIDRGQIHKYNGNYAYYLEKKAEQEEIQQVEKDKAKNLLSKELEWMRRQPKARGTKAKYRVDAFHETKKKAKVDLSKQQMEIKLSGRRQGKKILELKDVAKSWADQPIFSNFSHVFTRGEKVGIVGQNGTGKSTFLNVLTGSVASDAGEIDQGLNTVFGYYHQQTIEEDPGKKVIDVISEIADAIQLEDGSTISASQLLNQFLFPPKAQHDFVAKLSGGEKRRLQLLKVLISNPNFLILDEPTNDLDIVTLNVLEDYLDNFQGCLMIVSHDRCFMDRLVDHLFVFDESATIKDFPGNYTDYRTQLEEEKKAQHAQSSAPKTDNTTKVRTEEKRKLSYNEKREFESLESEIEKLNERKAELEEWMNSGEMDHEKLSTWSQELQEVNDSLDEKEMRWLELSELA
- a CDS encoding PspC domain-containing protein, coding for MTRILKKSQDKVFGGVLGGIADYLGWDYTLVRLAYVLMTIMSIGFPGVIIYLVLWFIMPE
- a CDS encoding 4'-phosphopantetheinyl transferase family protein, producing the protein MIDIFLPEEARACFTNQNLGAEVLHAEELSIYQNFEPTRQLDFCRGRYSAHQCLEHFGADAPILKDQEGAPIWPEGYSGSISHTNGMAGAMVTKNVWIRSVGLDLERIGRITRELWQLLFTPREINQLNQCYPEKADFLSTLFFSIKEAFYKMQFAISRQFMGFHDCEIVYTKEKCHLSPLVKSTDALYQPSFYDIHYHRHDDLIISYVLLRHDKPKHEIDNHPWETNRHDGH